The Candidatus Pantoea soli genome window below encodes:
- a CDS encoding methyl-accepting chemotaxis protein has protein sequence MLSLKNMKVGVRLGIAFGLVVALLVVVGVTSIVKINNIKGGITSIVEDRYVKVRLGFDVRDGVNEQIKYLRGIVIDTTRPQFNVQRYQQLADATEHTNSAMKKIEAIQVTPVGKKKIAGLLAASRQFEQEKNAVLELVRAGKADDASYYVLKKITAIQNAYLSSAEAFADSQSQQLQQEGAKIIQEGSTAVEITLICSIIAVIAAVVLGYLLTRSIVQPLNEAVRIAGNVAAGDLSSHIEVRSRDETGVLMQALQSMNDNLLTIVSNVRAGSDTIAVASNQISSGNIDLSSRTEQQASSLEETASAMEQMTATVKHNAENAREANMLVAKTSGVAKEGGVVMEQVIEKMEAIALSSKKIVDIISVIDSIAFQTNILSLNAAVEAARAGEQGRGFAVVASEVRNLAQRSASAAKEIKVLIEDSVAQVDEGSRLVTQAGSTIGEVVNSVTSVAGIMSEITIASSEQSSGISEINQAITQMEAVTQQNAALVQEASAASQALQEQADRLAQSMAVFKTAAV, from the coding sequence ATGTTGAGCCTGAAGAATATGAAGGTCGGCGTCCGTCTGGGCATCGCCTTTGGTTTAGTGGTGGCACTGCTGGTGGTGGTCGGCGTGACCTCTATTGTGAAAATCAACAACATCAAGGGTGGCATCACGTCGATCGTGGAGGACCGCTATGTCAAAGTGCGCCTCGGCTTCGACGTGCGTGACGGCGTCAATGAGCAGATTAAATACCTGCGCGGTATCGTCATTGATACCACCCGCCCGCAATTTAACGTGCAGCGTTATCAGCAGCTGGCAGACGCCACCGAACACACCAACAGCGCGATGAAAAAGATCGAGGCCATACAGGTGACGCCGGTGGGCAAAAAGAAAATTGCCGGTCTGCTGGCGGCCAGCCGTCAGTTTGAGCAGGAAAAAAATGCGGTGCTGGAGCTGGTGCGCGCCGGCAAAGCCGACGATGCCAGCTATTACGTGCTGAAAAAGATCACCGCGATCCAGAACGCGTATCTCAGCAGCGCGGAGGCGTTCGCCGATTCGCAATCCCAGCAGCTGCAACAGGAAGGCGCGAAGATTATTCAGGAAGGGTCGACGGCGGTAGAAATTACGCTGATTTGCTCGATTATCGCCGTCATTGCCGCGGTGGTGCTGGGCTATCTGCTGACCCGCTCAATTGTGCAGCCGCTGAATGAAGCGGTACGGATTGCCGGCAACGTGGCCGCAGGCGATCTCAGTTCGCATATTGAAGTGCGCAGCAGGGACGAAACCGGCGTGCTGATGCAGGCGTTGCAGAGCATGAATGACAATCTGCTGACCATTGTGTCAAACGTGCGGGCCGGTTCCGATACCATTGCGGTGGCGTCCAATCAAATCTCCAGCGGCAACATTGACCTCTCTTCCCGCACTGAGCAGCAGGCCAGCTCACTGGAGGAGACAGCCTCGGCGATGGAGCAGATGACCGCGACCGTCAAACACAACGCGGAAAACGCCCGTGAAGCGAACATGCTGGTGGCGAAAACCTCCGGCGTGGCCAAAGAAGGCGGCGTGGTGATGGAACAGGTAATCGAGAAGATGGAAGCCATTGCGCTCTCGTCGAAGAAGATTGTTGATATCATCAGCGTGATCGATTCTATCGCCTTCCAGACCAACATTCTGTCGCTTAACGCCGCGGTGGAAGCCGCCCGTGCCGGCGAACAGGGACGCGGATTTGCGGTGGTAGCATCCGAAGTACGTAACCTGGCGCAGCGCTCCGCCTCAGCAGCAAAAGAGATTAAGGTACTGATCGAAGATTCTGTCGCGCAGGTGGATGAGGGCAGCCGCCTGGTGACGCAGGCCGGTTCCACCATTGGCGAAGTGGTCAATAGCGTTACCAGCGTGGCCGGGATCATGAGCGAAATTACCATTGCCAGCAGTGAACAGAGCAGCGGTATCAGCGAGATCAATCAGGCCATTACGCAGATGGAAGCGGTCACGCAGCAGAACGCCGCGCTGGTGCAGGAAGCCTCGGCGGCCTCGCAGGCGCTGCAGGAGCAGGCCGATCGCCTGGCGCAGTCTATGGCGGTATTTAAAACCGCGGCGGTCTGA
- a CDS encoding oligosaccharide flippase family protein: MMKDKLKNSLWMIAEKLIAVFGLIFVTSYVAKYVGPATFGIISISMLVFQFIQTIALMGSDVILLKRIAQNRRSGLRLMMATFLLVLVLYAVLALAGVAIMEQAWRPEAWIFIAAAAVACLFSALDLVNIYNEAMLNARLNVIANVIGLAISLTVRFFISWYALDPRYLALPIVLATLIPFVIKLTIFLRYDRQAPVPALRQMKKYSRYMVASGLSLIFSAIAVALYTRLNQVSVSYFLGVKEAGIFSVALTLSTAWVFLPSALLASFYPAFFAERNQQQAIVKAQKLHLLVIGVSALVILAIWLLSGWFIREFYGAEYLDAVAPTLLLSIGAMCAVLSSVMDRFIIKYNGYRYLVKKTFAVLLVCLISSLLLVPHFGLTGAAMSVVITEFLSFSLLNYFFAAQPVMHIHRIFFNPRKLWLLFTDIKTSDSKESLS; this comes from the coding sequence ATGATGAAAGATAAATTAAAAAACTCGCTGTGGATGATCGCGGAAAAACTGATCGCGGTTTTCGGCCTGATCTTCGTGACCTCCTATGTGGCGAAATACGTCGGACCGGCCACCTTTGGCATCATCTCGATCTCCATGCTGGTGTTTCAGTTCATTCAGACCATCGCGCTGATGGGCAGCGATGTGATTTTGCTGAAGCGCATTGCGCAGAATCGCCGTTCGGGTCTGCGGCTGATGATGGCCACCTTTTTGCTGGTGCTGGTGCTCTATGCGGTGCTGGCGCTCGCCGGGGTGGCGATCATGGAACAGGCGTGGCGTCCGGAAGCCTGGATCTTCATCGCTGCTGCTGCGGTCGCCTGCCTGTTCTCCGCGCTTGATCTGGTGAACATTTACAACGAGGCGATGCTCAACGCGCGTCTGAACGTGATTGCCAATGTGATCGGACTGGCCATCAGCCTGACGGTGCGCTTTTTCATCTCCTGGTATGCGCTGGATCCGCGCTATCTGGCGCTGCCGATTGTGCTCGCGACCCTGATCCCGTTTGTTATCAAGCTGACGATCTTCCTGCGCTACGACCGTCAGGCGCCGGTTCCGGCGCTGCGGCAGATGAAAAAGTACTCGCGCTATATGGTGGCCTCCGGCCTTTCGCTGATTTTCTCTGCCATTGCCGTTGCGCTCTATACCCGTCTGAATCAGGTCAGCGTCTCTTATTTCCTCGGCGTAAAAGAGGCCGGCATTTTTTCCGTGGCGTTAACGCTCTCCACCGCATGGGTGTTTTTGCCCAGCGCGCTGCTGGCCTCGTTTTACCCGGCGTTCTTCGCCGAGCGCAATCAGCAGCAGGCGATTGTTAAAGCGCAGAAACTGCATCTGCTGGTGATTGGCGTGTCGGCGCTGGTGATTCTGGCCATCTGGCTGCTGTCGGGCTGGTTTATCCGGGAATTTTACGGCGCGGAATATCTCGATGCGGTTGCCCCCACGTTGTTACTCAGTATTGGCGCGATGTGCGCGGTATTAAGCAGCGTGATGGATCGCTTCATCATTAAATATAACGGCTACCGCTATCTGGTGAAAAAGACCTTCGCGGTATTACTGGTTTGCCTGATTTCATCCTTATTGCTGGTGCCACACTTTGGTTTAACCGGCGCCGCCATGAGTGTGGTGATTACTGAGTTTTTATCTTTTTCGCTGCTGAATTATTTTTTTGCGGCGCAACCCGTTATGCATATTCACCGGATATTTTTCAACCCCAGGAAACTATGGCTGTTATTTACCGATATCAAAACCTCAGACAGTAAAGAGAGTTTATCATGA
- a CDS encoding glycosyltransferase family 2 protein, whose amino-acid sequence MNEKPLFSIIIPVYNSQKTIRRTLLSVLNQTFISYEVVVVNDGSSDGSAAIVDEFSHYPQVTVIHQVNGGVSAARNSGLLRASGEFVLFLDADDWVDDNFLMSFKQNLNAWPAETVELMVGNLHDTRVGKVSQAGFFSQDDIPYVLGELEMSDNIGYLHNKCYRRQIIHDLDLRFMEGISMSEDLLFNLRFFSGVNNILITPGAAYHYEDVAGSLSKRKVQYSELKVRKQSLVALYDSIVDKYQSSDIEHFLRAISKRVLALDMQIVTAMYHSSFSSADIAQEIEQIKRGKYSKGIFTLLNKNEKLKYMIMNLNTLTAYYFLYALYRMRAF is encoded by the coding sequence ATGAATGAAAAACCGCTATTCAGTATTATCATTCCCGTCTATAACTCGCAAAAAACCATCCGGCGTACGCTGCTGAGCGTGTTGAACCAGACATTCATCAGCTATGAGGTGGTCGTCGTCAATGACGGCAGCAGCGATGGCAGTGCGGCGATTGTGGACGAATTCAGCCACTATCCGCAGGTCACGGTGATTCACCAGGTCAACGGCGGCGTCAGCGCCGCCCGTAACAGCGGACTGCTGCGAGCCAGCGGCGAATTTGTGCTGTTCCTTGACGCCGATGACTGGGTGGACGACAACTTCCTGATGAGTTTCAAGCAGAACCTGAACGCATGGCCGGCGGAAACGGTGGAGCTGATGGTCGGAAATCTCCACGACACGCGCGTCGGCAAAGTCTCGCAGGCCGGCTTCTTCAGCCAGGATGATATTCCTTATGTGCTGGGCGAGCTGGAGATGAGCGACAACATTGGTTATCTGCACAACAAATGTTATCGCCGGCAGATTATTCACGATCTCGATCTGCGCTTTATGGAAGGCATCTCTATGAGTGAGGATCTGTTATTTAACCTGCGCTTCTTTAGCGGAGTAAATAATATTCTTATCACGCCCGGTGCAGCCTATCATTACGAGGATGTGGCAGGATCGCTGTCAAAACGCAAAGTGCAGTACAGCGAACTGAAAGTGCGTAAGCAGTCGCTGGTGGCGCTCTATGATTCCATTGTCGATAAATATCAGAGCAGTGATATTGAGCATTTTCTCCGCGCCATTTCCAAACGGGTACTGGCACTGGATATGCAGATTGTCACGGCCATGTATCACTCTTCGTTTTCATCTGCGGATATTGCGCAGGAAATTGAACAAATCAAGCGCGGAAAATACTCCAAAGGTATTTTTACGCTGCTGAATAAAAATGAAAAACTGAAGTACATGATTATGAATTTGAACACTCTCACAGCGTACTATTTCCTTTATGCTCTCTACAGAATGCGCGCGTTCTGA
- a CDS encoding flagellin N-terminal helical domain-containing protein, with translation MISLQTNMPAMNASQQSARSGAALSDAIRHLSSGMRINSARDDAAGQAIANRFSSQQSGLAVAQRNTGDGLSLVETAESAMDEINNRLQRVRQLTVQGLNSTNSQSDTDAIQAEINLNLKEIDRLNSTASFNGIKLLDGSAGKLGFQVGANDNEKIGLDLSAPGFDVDALGLTDFVIGGIRGNVTPVSTLTGLATNMSFSNPAITVNYVPAGNAPQLVSSSANNRQYIQSTGTDGKPVYYLAAVSARWDTATAAGNVLISRGVSTPLYSTVSDIPARTIPAVNFQDSGGTALPATPPASLMQESGQYYIEQNNRYYAADLSFTPSGAVTAKMNGAAAKIDSDFATTPVPVTDTPDIPLSSATVSFSDAGGQPVSNGRLLRSGSQYVMEVANGGSYQYYNASVSASSDGTHNSLNVTATSATPANSFSTVNSVTGTSYVTLNPANVNVRYTDVSGNSSNDVLKLDSDGNYYLDVPNGMLDKTATFVNNSDSGTVMLKTLQGVGDVQIYFQAGISSVTDTSSNQTTMRVSEMGSEIRLKHPDDPLATLDRAIARIDSQRTQLGAVANRLTSARSLQSSAGSAIAAARSRVEDADYATEVSNMSRQQILQQASVSLLAQANQLPQQVLKLLQG, from the coding sequence ATGATCAGTCTGCAAACCAATATGCCCGCCATGAACGCCAGTCAGCAGTCCGCACGAAGCGGCGCGGCGTTGAGCGACGCGATTCGCCATTTATCGTCAGGGATGCGGATCAACAGTGCGCGTGACGACGCGGCAGGCCAGGCCATTGCCAATCGTTTCAGCAGCCAGCAGAGCGGGCTGGCGGTTGCGCAGCGCAATACCGGTGATGGTTTATCGCTGGTGGAAACCGCGGAAAGCGCAATGGATGAGATCAACAATCGTCTGCAGCGCGTGCGCCAGCTGACGGTACAGGGACTGAACAGCACCAATTCGCAAAGTGATACGGATGCGATCCAGGCCGAGATCAACCTTAATCTTAAAGAGATCGATCGCCTGAACAGCACCGCCAGTTTCAACGGCATTAAACTGCTGGATGGCAGTGCCGGTAAACTCGGGTTTCAGGTGGGTGCCAACGACAACGAGAAGATCGGGCTGGATCTCTCTGCGCCTGGCTTTGACGTGGATGCGCTCGGGCTGACCGATTTTGTGATTGGCGGCATTCGCGGCAATGTCACCCCGGTGAGCACGCTGACCGGGCTTGCCACCAACATGTCCTTCAGCAATCCGGCGATTACGGTTAACTATGTGCCGGCGGGCAATGCGCCGCAGCTGGTAAGCAGCAGCGCAAACAATCGTCAGTATATTCAGAGCACCGGCACTGACGGTAAACCGGTTTATTATCTGGCCGCCGTCAGCGCGCGCTGGGATACCGCCACAGCGGCGGGCAATGTGCTGATCAGTCGCGGCGTCAGCACGCCGCTCTATAGCACGGTCAGTGATATACCAGCACGCACCATTCCTGCGGTGAACTTTCAGGACAGCGGCGGGACAGCGCTGCCGGCTACGCCGCCAGCCAGCCTGATGCAGGAAAGCGGCCAGTACTATATTGAACAAAACAACCGCTATTATGCGGCGGATTTGAGCTTTACCCCGAGTGGTGCGGTTACCGCAAAAATGAACGGCGCAGCGGCTAAGATCGACAGCGATTTTGCCACAACGCCTGTGCCGGTGACGGATACGCCTGACATCCCGCTGTCCAGCGCCACGGTGAGTTTTAGCGATGCCGGCGGCCAGCCGGTGAGCAACGGCCGTCTGCTGCGCAGTGGTTCACAGTATGTGATGGAAGTGGCAAACGGCGGAAGCTATCAGTATTACAACGCCAGCGTCAGCGCTTCGTCAGACGGCACGCATAACAGCCTGAACGTCACGGCCACCAGCGCCACACCCGCCAACAGTTTCAGCACGGTGAACAGCGTTACCGGCACCTCGTACGTCACGCTGAATCCGGCGAACGTGAATGTGCGCTATACCGACGTCAGCGGGAACAGCAGCAACGACGTGCTGAAACTGGATTCGGATGGCAACTATTATCTTGATGTGCCGAACGGCATGCTGGATAAGACCGCCACGTTTGTGAATAACAGCGACAGCGGCACCGTGATGCTGAAAACGCTGCAGGGCGTGGGCGACGTGCAGATTTATTTTCAGGCGGGCATCTCCTCGGTTACGGATACCTCCAGCAACCAGACCACGATGCGCGTTTCGGAAATGGGTTCAGAGATCCGTCTGAAACATCCCGACGACCCGCTGGCAACGCTGGATCGCGCCATTGCCCGGATTGACAGCCAGCGCACGCAGCTGGGTGCAGTGGCTAACCGGCTGACGTCTGCCCGGTCGCTGCAAAGCAGCGCCGGTTCGGCCATCGCCGCTGCGCGTTCGCGGGTTGAGGATGCTGACTATGCGACCGAGGTATCAAACATGTCGCGCCAGCAGATTTTGCAGCAGGCCAGCGTTTCTCTGCTGGCGCAGGCCAACCAGCTGCCACAGCAGGTATTGAAACTGCTGCAGGGTTAA
- a CDS encoding HAAAP family serine/threonine permease: MDNSQTGTLGTVEAAAKGWRKSDTVWMLGLYGTAIGAGVLFLPINAGAGGLIPLIIMALLAFPMTFYAHRALTRFVLSGKHPGEDITDVVEEHFGRGAGKIITLLYFFAIYPILLMYSVAITNTVDSFIVHQLGLVAPPRALLALLLIVGMMTVVRFGEQMIVKAMSVLVFPFVAVLMLMAAYLVPHWHGAALETLSLSGDADNSIWMTLWLAIPVMVFSFNHSPIISSFAVAKREEYGAGAEKKCSRILASAHLMMVVTVMFFVFSCVLSLSPADLQAAKAQNITILSYLANHFSVPMIAWMGPVIAMVAITKSFLGHYLGAREGFNGLVIKSLRSRGKSITPQRMNRITTLFMLLTTWLVATLNPSILGMIETLGGPVIATILFLMPMYAIHKVPAMRQYSGKISNLFVVLVGVLAISSIAWSLLR; the protein is encoded by the coding sequence ATGGACAACTCACAAACCGGTACCCTGGGTACGGTGGAGGCGGCGGCAAAAGGCTGGCGCAAGAGTGATACCGTGTGGATGCTGGGCCTGTACGGCACGGCAATTGGCGCTGGCGTGCTGTTCCTGCCCATCAACGCCGGGGCAGGCGGGTTAATTCCGCTGATTATCATGGCGCTGCTGGCCTTTCCGATGACCTTTTATGCACACCGCGCGCTGACGCGGTTTGTGCTGTCCGGTAAACATCCCGGCGAAGACATTACGGATGTGGTGGAAGAGCACTTCGGGCGCGGCGCCGGCAAGATCATCACGCTGCTTTACTTCTTTGCCATCTATCCAATCCTGCTGATGTATAGCGTGGCCATCACCAATACCGTGGACAGCTTTATCGTGCACCAGTTAGGGCTGGTGGCACCGCCACGCGCGCTGCTGGCGCTGCTGCTGATTGTCGGCATGATGACGGTGGTGCGCTTTGGTGAGCAGATGATAGTGAAGGCGATGAGCGTGCTGGTGTTTCCGTTTGTGGCGGTGCTGATGCTGATGGCGGCCTATCTGGTGCCGCACTGGCACGGCGCCGCGCTGGAAACCCTGTCATTATCCGGCGACGCGGACAACAGCATCTGGATGACGCTGTGGCTGGCGATTCCGGTGATGGTGTTCTCCTTTAACCACTCGCCTATCATCTCCTCCTTTGCCGTGGCGAAGCGCGAGGAGTATGGTGCCGGGGCAGAGAAGAAATGTTCCCGCATTCTGGCCAGCGCCCATCTGATGATGGTGGTCACCGTGATGTTCTTTGTCTTCAGCTGCGTGCTGAGTTTGTCACCGGCCGATTTGCAGGCAGCAAAAGCGCAGAACATCACGATTCTGAGCTATCTGGCGAACCATTTTTCCGTGCCGATGATTGCGTGGATGGGGCCGGTGATTGCCATGGTGGCGATCACTAAATCCTTCCTCGGCCACTACCTCGGCGCGCGCGAAGGCTTTAACGGGCTGGTGATAAAATCACTGCGCAGCCGTGGCAAGAGCATCACGCCGCAGCGCATGAACCGCATTACTACGCTGTTTATGCTGCTGACAACCTGGCTGGTGGCCACGCTGAATCCGAGCATCCTCGGTATGATTGAAACGCTGGGCGGGCCTGTTATCGCCACCATCCTGTTCCTGATGCCGATGTACGCCATTCACAAAGTGCCGGCCATGCGCCAGTACAGCGGCAAAATCAGCAACCTGTTTGTGGTGCTGGTTGGGGTGCTGGCTATCTCATCCATCGCGTGGTCGCTGCTGCGCTAA
- a CDS encoding glycosyltransferase family 2 protein codes for MQNPVNDVLISVIVPVYNAAPYLERCIDSLLQQDETRFEAIFINDGSRDDSLAILQRYARVPQFHIISQANAGVSAARNHGMSAARGKLLCFLDADDFLPPDAFATYVRLMSSGAAMVVGESQHFSPEGQPLDAPANRDQTRRLSASAAMNDLLYFHPRHGICDKVFRAGVIRQHGLRFNEEIFNFEDLLFVMNYLHLQQEREVIVTEQVVYHYVRSANSATRSALREKHFSFARSFNGMKAFLSAGHQRCYYHLYLKVTASYIYKGLQSDGFSRAFIDEYIALYRRSFRSWCSAGPFLTPWSLYFALFFVSPRLVSRLRRLVQR; via the coding sequence ATGCAAAATCCTGTTAACGACGTTTTAATCAGCGTCATTGTGCCGGTGTATAACGCCGCACCCTATCTGGAGAGATGCATTGATAGCCTGCTGCAGCAGGATGAAACGCGCTTTGAAGCCATTTTTATCAATGATGGTTCCCGGGACGACTCGCTGGCAATACTGCAGCGCTATGCGCGGGTGCCGCAGTTTCACATCATCAGTCAGGCCAATGCCGGCGTGTCGGCGGCGCGTAATCACGGCATGAGCGCCGCGCGCGGCAAACTGCTGTGCTTTTTAGATGCCGATGATTTCCTGCCGCCGGATGCCTTTGCCACCTATGTCCGTCTGATGAGCAGCGGTGCGGCTATGGTGGTGGGGGAGTCGCAGCACTTCTCGCCGGAGGGGCAGCCGCTGGACGCCCCGGCCAACCGTGACCAGACGCGCCGGCTCAGCGCATCGGCAGCGATGAACGATCTGCTCTATTTCCATCCGCGTCACGGCATCTGCGACAAAGTGTTCCGCGCCGGGGTGATCCGCCAGCACGGGCTGCGTTTTAACGAAGAGATCTTTAACTTTGAAGATCTGCTGTTTGTGATGAACTACCTGCATCTGCAGCAGGAGCGCGAGGTGATCGTCACCGAACAGGTGGTCTACCACTATGTCAGATCGGCGAACTCGGCCACGCGATCCGCGCTGCGGGAAAAACACTTCTCGTTTGCCCGCTCATTTAATGGCATGAAGGCGTTTTTGTCTGCCGGGCACCAGCGCTGCTATTACCACCTCTATCTGAAAGTCACCGCCTCATACATCTACAAGGGGCTGCAAAGCGACGGCTTCAGCCGCGCCTTTATCGATGAGTACATTGCGCTCTACCGCCGCAGCTTCCGTTCATGGTGCTCCGCCGGTCCGTTTCTGACGCCGTGGAGCCTCTATTTTGCGCTGTTTTTTGTCAGTCCGCGGCTGGTCTCACGCCTGCGCCGGCTGGTGCAGCGATAG